The following is a genomic window from Candidatus Omnitrophota bacterium.
CGGCTCCAGCCGTTTCGGGACAACACAAAGGTTTAAATCGGAGCTGGCTGCCGAGGTCTGTTCTGTCCTGGCATTCTCCGCCATACAGAATAACGACAGGGTGGGGCTGATCATTTTTACCGACCGCATAGAAAAATTTATCCCTCCTAAAAAAGGCGTCAGGCATGTACTGAGGGTCATAAGGGAGGCGCTTTACTTCAGGCCAAACGGCAGCGGCACAAATATTTCGCTCGCCCTGGAATATTTAAACAAGGTGACCAGAAAGCACACGATCTCGTTTATCATTTCCGATTTCTTTGATAAGGAATTCAAGAGGCCGTTGTTTGCCGCGAATAAAAGGCACGACTGCGTGGCGATAACGATCAACGACCACAGAGAAACAGATCTGCCCGATGCCGGCATAATAAACTTAAGCGACGCGGAGACCGGCAAACAGATCTACCTGGACACCTCAAGTCCGGAATTAAGAGGCGTATATCATGAAGAATCCCTGGGCCGCGTATCCAAACGCGACAAGATGTTCGCCTCTATAAATATGGACTCCGTGAACCTGATGGCGGGAGAATCGTATGTCAAGCCGCTCATAAAGTTTTTCCGCGTCAGGCAAAAAAGAATACATTGACAATGAAGACCAGGCGAAGACCGCTGTATTATTTTTCAGGCATACTTACCTTACTGCTGTTTACCTCGCACCTGATCTCCTCGGTAAAACCGGCCAGGATGCGGGCAAATATAGATAAGACCAATATTCACATAGGAGACATCGTCCAATATAGAATAACCATTGAATCGGGGAAGGCGCTTGAAGTTGAATTCCCCGATCTTTCCGCGGCCATGCCCGGTTTTGAAATAAAGCGTAGGGTATCTAAGGCCAGCCCGTTTCTCTTTTTCGCGCCGAAACGCTACTCAGCGGTCTATACCGCTTCTACTTTTTCGGTATCAGATTCCATGGTAGGCCCCATGGAAGTAAAATACAGGAGAAAAGGCGGCAAGGAATGGAAGGTGTTTAATACCCCCCAATTCATCCTTAAGGTAGAATCCCTTCTTAAAGACAACCCTCAGGATATAAAGGATATCAAGCCGCCGATAGAAGGCGCTGTCATAGCTAAAGCTATGCTGAGAAACTCCGCGGTAACAGCGGTAATAGCGTTAGTTATGATCTTAGCGGCCGGGCTCTTCTGTACTATCAGGAAGGTTATGAGGCGGCAGCCAAAAAGAGAGATCCCGCTATATGAAACCATACAGGCCGAACTCAAGAAGATCAGATCCAGCGGCCTGATCGAACAGGGAAAAACGAAAGAATATTACCTGGGGATCTCCAACTGCCTGAGGAAATACCTGGAAAAACGCCTGAGTTTACCCGCGCCTGAGATGACGACCGAAGAATTCCTTCATAACCTGCAGAATATTTCTGTAGTTCTTATGCCCGAACAAAAGAAACTCTTGGAAGAGTTTTTGAGGCATTGCGATATGGTAAAATTCGCGAAATACGAGCCTTCTCAATCCGAAGCAGAGGCCACTTTTCAATCGGCGTATAAGCTGATTGAAGAGATGCAATAATTCAAAATGAGATTTCAGAATCCTATATATCTTTTTCTCTTACTGCTGGTCCCGTTATTCGTTTATCTTTGCAGGCGGCGCACGCAAGCGGGCCTGACCTTTTCCAACATAGAGATCTTTGGGGGGCTGCAGCGGACGTTTAAACAGCGGCTCGCTAAAAACATCCCGTTGATGCGCGCGTTATCCTTAGCCCTTTTAATAGCGGCCCTGGCAAGGCCTCAGACGGCTACTTCTGAATCTACGGTAAAAAGCAAGGGCATAGACATCATACTCGCGCTGGATATTTCAACCAGTATGCTGGCAGAAGATTTTACCCTTGATGGAGAAAGGCAGAGCCGGCTGGACGTAATAAAACAGGTAGCCGATAATTTTATCAACCTGAGAGAAAAAGACAGGATAGGCATAGTGGCCTTCGCGGGCAGGGCATACACGGTATCGCCGCTCACCCTGGACCATTCCTGGCTGCTGACCAACCTTAACAGAGTTGAGATCGGGCTTATTGAAGACGGCACAGCCATAGGTTCAGCGATCGCCTCTTCAATAAACCGCTTAAAGGACTCGACGGCAAAATCCAGGATAATAATCCTGCTTACCGACGGCATTAACAATACGGGCAAGATAACCCCTGCCGGGGCAGCCGGTATCGCCGGCAGGCTGAAGATCAAAATTTATACCATAGGCGCCGGTTCAAAAGGGCTGGTGCCTTATCCGGTAAGTAACGTATCGGGTAAAAAGATCTACCAGCCCATACAGATCGACATTGATGAAGACACCCTGAGGGAGATAGCCATTGTCACCAGGGCCAAATATTACAGGGCGACAGACACAGATACGTTGAAAAAGATATTCTCAGATATCAATAAACTGGAGCAGGCGCCGCTTGAGGAAACGGCCTATAAACATTATAATGAACTCTCGGCGCACTTTATAGCAGCGGGCTTTATATTGCTTTTACTTGAAGTACTGCTGTCCAACACGATATTGGCAAGAATACCTTAAACATAAATGATCAAATTCGCCAATCCATATTTTTTCATTGTTCTCGCCTGCTACGCGGCGATCATATTTTTCCTGCTCTGGTCTGCCAGGATACGCAAAAGGCGGCTTAAGGCGTTTGCCGACAAAAACCTTCTCGACAGGCTGCTGTCGGAATTAGACGGCAAGAAACGGCGGTTGAAGATGTCCCTGTTGGCCGCCGGCGTATTCTTATGCCTGTTTTCCTTCTTGCGCCCTCAGTGGGGATTCTATTGGAAGACCGTTGAAAAAGAAGGGCTGGATATACTCGTGGCCATAGATACATCTAAGAGCATGCTGGCTGAAGACATAAAGCCAAACCGGCTGGAGCGGACCAAGCTGGCAGTAAGAGACCTGCTGAAATATTTTGATCAAGACAGGATAGGGTTGATCGCTTTCTCAGGCAGCGCGTTCACCATTTGCCCCTTAACGCTGGATTACTACGGTTTTGTCTTAAGCCTGAACGAGATCGACACGTCCATAATCCCCCTGGGGGGCACTTCGCTGTCGGGCGCGATAGAGGAGGCGCTCAGGGGAATGCAGTATTCGCAAGGCCCCCACAAGACCCTGATGCTCATTACCGATGGAGAAGATAATACGGGGGGAGCCTTAGAGGCCGCGGAAAAGGCTAAAGATGCCGGGCTTAAGGTATTCTGTATAGGCATAGGCACTCCGGAAGGCGAAATAATCCCTGTAACAGACGAACAGGGCCGCAAGACCTTTCTGAGAAATAAAGAGGGGAACGTAGTAAAGACGCGGCTGGATGAAGAGGCATTAAAGAGGATCGCCTTGATCACCGAAGGCGCGTATATCAGGGCAACCCCTACGGATTTCGGCCTGGAAGGCATTTACAAACAACAGATAAGCAAAACCGGTGAAAGAAAATTAAGCAGCTATAAAAAGAAGGAGTTCATTGAGCGTTTCCAGTTCCTACTGGGGATAGCAGTGTTATTCCTGGCCCTGGAGCCGCTGATCTCGGAAAAAAAGAAAACGCTATGAGGAAAACGATATTGTCCATAATCCTGTTTGCCGCCTCACAGATACCGGCATACCCGTCGCTTTCAGGCAAGATAAACGAAGCCAATAAACTCTATGATGAGAATAAGCGCGAAGAGGCGCTCGCGATATATAGCAAAATATTAGCCAGGCTTCCTGATTCAGGAATAGCAAATTTTAATATGGGCGCGCTGCTTTACAAAGGCGCCAGATACGAAGACGCCCTGCGGTTCACTTCCAAATGTATTAAACTTTTCAGAGATAATATTCGCGCCTCAATGGTAAATTACAATCTTGGCTGCGTAAAGTACAGGATGTCTCAAGGGTCCGAAGATACCGCGCGGGAAAACGCCCTTAATCTCTTGAAAGAATCGCTAAATTATTATAAACTGGCTATAAAAGCGGATCCCCGGGATTTAGACGCCAAGTATAACTATGAATATGTATTATTAAAAATAAAGAAGCTGGAAGAAGAATTGAACAAGCAGGAACCCGAAGAAGAAGAAACGAAGCAAGAGGAAGAAAAACGGGAAACTCAGGAAGAAAGTAAAGAAGAGGGGCCGGAGGAAGATAAGAAGGACGCGGAAGAAGAACAAAAGCAAGAACAGGAAGAGAAAAAGGAAGAAGAGAAGAAAGAAGAACAAAAGCAGGAAGAAGAAAAGAAGCAAGAGCAGGAGAAACAGGAAATAATGGAAGTAGAAAAAGACGAGCCTCCGGAACAAACGCTGGAAATAATGCTTGAAATCAATAAAGAGGATGAAGAGAACAGGAAGAAGAACCGGGAATTTATTACTGAACCCCGGGCGCTTCCAGAGCCGGAATATGACTGGTAAATCAAGAAGGGCCCTTATTGTAATATTTATTATTTGCGCTCTTTCATTTACGGCATTTGCCGAAGATGTCAATGTAGAGTTGTCTCTTGACAGAAACAGGATATCCCTGAACGACGCGGCGCGCCTTAAATTTACTTTTTATAACGTTAAAAACGCCCCTATACCCCAGTTGAATAAAATAGGGGAATTTGACGTATCGTACTTAGGGCCTACCACGACTATGTCTGTGATCAACGGCAAGGTTTCAAATTCAATATCGCATACATTCATATTAAAACCAGGAAAGGTAGGCAAATTTGACATCGGCCCGTTCTCATTTAACTTTAATAACAGGGATTATATGACAAATAAGGTTGAAATAGAGATCATGAGCGGCCCGGTAGAGCTTGGGCAAAATGAAGAAGGCGCTGCCGGGCCGGAACTTGGCAACAGGGCATTTCTTACTCTTACGATAGGAAAGAACAGGATGTACCTCAATGAGATCGTACCGGCTACAATAAGGTTGTATCTCAATGGTATCTCCGCCAGGGATATTCAGTACCCGGAGTTTGATTCGGAGTTCTTATCCATAGGGCAATTTCAGGAGCCGCGCCAGTATCAAGAGAACATATCTGGAGCGGTATACGATGTCATAGAATTCGCAACCTCTTTATTCGCCACGAAGACAGGCGAGCTTAAATTGGGGCCGGCGGAACTGCGGTGTAACGTGCTCGCGCTGAGAAAAAGGGCGGGCAGCGAAGGGTTTCCCTTCGTCTTCAATGACCCGTTTTTTGAAGATTTCTTCAGCGACTACGTAAAGTATCCGCTGACCTTGAGATCGGAAGAAATAGGCGTAAGCGTGCTCGCGCTGCCTGAAGAAGGCAGGCCGCAGGATTTCAGCGGCGCCATCGGGGACTTTAAATTCAATATGGAGGCGTCTCCTTTAACCCTCAACGCGGGCGACCCTGTCAGCTTAAAGATGGAAATCTCAGGGCAAGGGAATCTTAATTCGGTATTAAGCCCCAGATTGTCCGGCAGCGAAGGGTTTAAGGTATATGACCCTCTGTCTAAAACCGAAGACGGCAAAAAGGTCTTTGAGCAGATATTAATACCCTTGAATGACTCAATAAACAAGATCCCTCAAGCAAATTTCAGCTATTTTGATCCTGATTCCGAAAAATACCTGACGCTTGCTCAGGGGCCGTTGGACATAAAGGTAAACAAGCCGCCCGAAGAAAAGGCAACATTGGCCCTGGGCAAGACGGACTTTTTCTCCGCGGAATCACTGAAAGAACGGCTTGGTGAAGATATAATATATATCAAGGATGAGGCGCCGGATTTAAGGCCTAAAAGGCGGAAGGCCGCCTACAATGATAAGCCCGGATCATTCATCGCGATCATCCTACCCGCGTTAGCGCTTATATTCCTGGGCGCCTATGCCAGAAGAAGGCGTAAGATCAGGACAGATGCCGGATACGGGCGTTTTATCCAGGCATACGCGAAGGCCTGGAATGGGCTTAAGAAAGCGGGGGCGCTTATATCAGAGCATACCCGGGAAGGATTTTACGGGGCCATTTGTAAAACAATGAGGGATTATATCGGGGACAGGTTTCATATACCATCTGCCGGTATAACGCTGCATGAAATAGACGGCCTGGTAAAACAGGGGCGGCTTAACCGCGGTATCTCCGCGGACATAAAAGAGGTATTTTCTGAATGCGACACAATGAGGTATTGGGCGCAGAGCAGTTCTTCCGTAGAGGAGATGCGTAATATACTGATAAAGGCGCGGCAGATCATCAAGCGCATAGAAAGAAGCAGGTCACGTTAATGCGAAAACTATTACTAACGGTATTTTTATCAATTATTTTTTTGCGGCCGCTGTATGCCCAAAAAGACCCGCACATATCTTTTCGTTTCGCCAATAATCTCTATAGCGAAGCCCGTTATGAAGAGGCGGCAAAAGAATACGAAAGCATCCTGTCTGACGGCTTCGAAGGGGGCAGCCTCTATTATAATCTCGGCAACGCTTATTTCAAGGCGGGCGAACTCGGCAAGGCGATCCTGAGCTATAAGAAAGCCCAGCGCTTTATCCCCCGCGACGCGGACCTTAACGCGAATCTAAATGTGGCGCTGTCGGCAGCGGGCCTGACCCCTGTTGAGGCAGGCGGCGTCAAACGCGTATCGTTATTGTTTAACGACGGGGAACTGGCGGCGTGGCTCTATTTATCATATCTGGCGCTTATCCTCGTCCTCTGCGTCCGGCTGTTTGTCAACAACAGCGGAAACCTCAAGAAGGCCATGAATTATTTAATGGGGCTGGCCTGCCTGGTCCTGTTATCAATTTCGGCCTTGTTCCTGTCTAACATCCACAATACGCGGGTCGTAAAAAAGGCGATCGTATTGAAGGCCGGGGTAGAATGCAGGTTCGCGCCGCAAGAGAACGCGACCGTATTTTTTGAGCTCGGCGAAGGGGAAGACGTGATCGTATACGGCGCAGACGGGGACTGGACAAAGGTGGAAAGATTTGACGGAAAGGTCGGATGGGCGCAGTCGCGGACCCTGGGTTTGATCTAAAGAAAAACAGACATCTAAAGGAGAAGAAATGAACGTGAAGGAGATCACATCACTTAAGGGCAGGCGCAAGATCACAATGCTCACCGCCTATGACTATCCGATCGCCTCTTTAGTGGACAGGGCTGGGATTGACATGATATTGGTGGGCGATTCTCTGGCAAATGTCGTGCTTGGCCTTGATTCCACGACAAAGGTAGGCATGATTGAGATGATCCATCACGCCAAGGCAGTGAGGCGGGCGGTAAAAAACGCCATGGTGATCGGCGATATGCCGTACGAATCCTATCAGGTCAACCCTGAAGAATCGGCCAGGAACGCGCGAAGGTTTATTGATGATGCCGGCTGCGACGCGGTAAAATTAGAATGGTTTGATGATTGCCCTGAGGTAACCGCGAAGATAGCCGGATCCGGCATAGATGTAATGGGGCACATAGGCCTTACCCCCCAGACAGCGGATAAATTAGGCGGCTTTAAGGTCCAGGGTAAAGACGCTCAAGCAGCCAAACGCCTGATCGAACAGGCAAAGGAACTTGAGGGCCTGGGCTGTTTCGCGGTGGTCCTTGAGTGCGTGCCGGATAAGATCGCGGAACTCATAACAAAAGAAGTAAAGATCCCCACGATAGGCATAGGCGCGGGCAGCCATTGCGACGGCCAGGTGCTGGTCATAAACGACATGCTTGGGCTGTTTGAACGCTACACGCCTAAGTTCGTCAAAAAGTACGCCGACCTTTCGCCGATGATCCTGGAGGCGGTAAAGAATTATAAAGAGGATGTCCTGGCAGGCAGATTCCCGGCTCCCGAGCATACCTTCGCGATAAAAAAAGAAGAACTGGAAAAGTTATAGGATAACCCTTGACTTTTTGGCCAATATGAGTTAAAAATGGAAAACAACCCCACGGGTAAAATCATATGCATGATAATCTAATGGACAAGATCGTCTCGCTGTGTAAACGGCGCGGGTTCATCTTCCAGGGCTCGGAGATCTACGGAGGGCTGGCTAATACCTGGGACTACGGGCCGCTGGGCGCGGAGTTAAAGCGCAATATCAAAGACGCCTGGTGGCGCGCGAACGTCTATGAACGCGGCGATATGGTAGGGCTGGACGCGGCAATCCTGATGCACCCTAAGGTATGGGAGGCATCAGGCCACACGCAGAATTTCTCCGACCTTGCCGTTGACTGCAAGAACTGCAAGAAACGCTGGCGCGCCGAC
Proteins encoded in this region:
- a CDS encoding DUF58 domain-containing protein, which gives rise to MIPKEVLKQIKRIQITTSHLVADMFAGQYESVFKGQGIEFSEVREYQPGDDIRSIDWNVTARAGAPYVKKFAEERQLTLMLLLDVSGSSRFGTTQRFKSELAAEVCSVLAFSAIQNNDRVGLIIFTDRIEKFIPPKKGVRHVLRVIREALYFRPNGSGTNISLALEYLNKVTRKHTISFIISDFFDKEFKRPLFAANKRHDCVAITINDHRETDLPDAGIINLSDAETGKQIYLDTSSPELRGVYHEESLGRVSKRDKMFASINMDSVNLMAGESYVKPLIKFFRVRQKRIH
- a CDS encoding VWA domain-containing protein, whose product is MRFQNPIYLFLLLLVPLFVYLCRRRTQAGLTFSNIEIFGGLQRTFKQRLAKNIPLMRALSLALLIAALARPQTATSESTVKSKGIDIILALDISTSMLAEDFTLDGERQSRLDVIKQVADNFINLREKDRIGIVAFAGRAYTVSPLTLDHSWLLTNLNRVEIGLIEDGTAIGSAIASSINRLKDSTAKSRIIILLTDGINNTGKITPAGAAGIAGRLKIKIYTIGAGSKGLVPYPVSNVSGKKIYQPIQIDIDEDTLREIAIVTRAKYYRATDTDTLKKIFSDINKLEQAPLEETAYKHYNELSAHFIAAGFILLLLEVLLSNTILARIP
- a CDS encoding VWA domain-containing protein, which translates into the protein MIKFANPYFFIVLACYAAIIFFLLWSARIRKRRLKAFADKNLLDRLLSELDGKKRRLKMSLLAAGVFLCLFSFLRPQWGFYWKTVEKEGLDILVAIDTSKSMLAEDIKPNRLERTKLAVRDLLKYFDQDRIGLIAFSGSAFTICPLTLDYYGFVLSLNEIDTSIIPLGGTSLSGAIEEALRGMQYSQGPHKTLMLITDGEDNTGGALEAAEKAKDAGLKVFCIGIGTPEGEIIPVTDEQGRKTFLRNKEGNVVKTRLDEEALKRIALITEGAYIRATPTDFGLEGIYKQQISKTGERKLSSYKKKEFIERFQFLLGIAVLFLALEPLISEKKKTL
- a CDS encoding BatD family protein, which translates into the protein MTGKSRRALIVIFIICALSFTAFAEDVNVELSLDRNRISLNDAARLKFTFYNVKNAPIPQLNKIGEFDVSYLGPTTTMSVINGKVSNSISHTFILKPGKVGKFDIGPFSFNFNNRDYMTNKVEIEIMSGPVELGQNEEGAAGPELGNRAFLTLTIGKNRMYLNEIVPATIRLYLNGISARDIQYPEFDSEFLSIGQFQEPRQYQENISGAVYDVIEFATSLFATKTGELKLGPAELRCNVLALRKRAGSEGFPFVFNDPFFEDFFSDYVKYPLTLRSEEIGVSVLALPEEGRPQDFSGAIGDFKFNMEASPLTLNAGDPVSLKMEISGQGNLNSVLSPRLSGSEGFKVYDPLSKTEDGKKVFEQILIPLNDSINKIPQANFSYFDPDSEKYLTLAQGPLDIKVNKPPEEKATLALGKTDFFSAESLKERLGEDIIYIKDEAPDLRPKRRKAAYNDKPGSFIAIILPALALIFLGAYARRRRKIRTDAGYGRFIQAYAKAWNGLKKAGALISEHTREGFYGAICKTMRDYIGDRFHIPSAGITLHEIDGLVKQGRLNRGISADIKEVFSECDTMRYWAQSSSSVEEMRNILIKARQIIKRIERSRSR
- a CDS encoding tetratricopeptide repeat protein; the encoded protein is MRKLLLTVFLSIIFLRPLYAQKDPHISFRFANNLYSEARYEEAAKEYESILSDGFEGGSLYYNLGNAYFKAGELGKAILSYKKAQRFIPRDADLNANLNVALSAAGLTPVEAGGVKRVSLLFNDGELAAWLYLSYLALILVLCVRLFVNNSGNLKKAMNYLMGLACLVLLSISALFLSNIHNTRVVKKAIVLKAGVECRFAPQENATVFFELGEGEDVIVYGADGDWTKVERFDGKVGWAQSRTLGLI
- the panB gene encoding 3-methyl-2-oxobutanoate hydroxymethyltransferase yields the protein MNVKEITSLKGRRKITMLTAYDYPIASLVDRAGIDMILVGDSLANVVLGLDSTTKVGMIEMIHHAKAVRRAVKNAMVIGDMPYESYQVNPEESARNARRFIDDAGCDAVKLEWFDDCPEVTAKIAGSGIDVMGHIGLTPQTADKLGGFKVQGKDAQAAKRLIEQAKELEGLGCFAVVLECVPDKIAELITKEVKIPTIGIGAGSHCDGQVLVINDMLGLFERYTPKFVKKYADLSPMILEAVKNYKEDVLAGRFPAPEHTFAIKKEELEKL